A region of Vigna radiata var. radiata cultivar VC1973A chromosome 10, Vradiata_ver6, whole genome shotgun sequence DNA encodes the following proteins:
- the LOC106774516 gene encoding probable starch synthase 4, chloroplastic/amyloplastic isoform X1: MRKKIQRFAKKGALMYLNINHEKHIWPKKNRVNMRLFLHFLVFYLLQQGWWDVVSGLGKALQKKGHLVEIVLLKYDCMQYDHVCNLRAPLYWEIFVHKGLNSARICFTCHNFEYQGTAVASELD, encoded by the exons ATGAGAAAGAAGATTCAGAG GTTTGCTAAGAAGGGAGCCTTAATGTATTTGAATATCAATCACGAGAAACATATATGGCCTAAAAAGAACAGAGTGAACATGAGGTTATTTCTGCATTTCTTggttttttatcttttgcaaCAAG GTTGGTGGGATGTTGTCAGTGGTCTAGGTAAAGCACTGCAAAAGAAAGGACACCTTGTTGAAATTGTGCTTCTCAAATATGATTGTATGCAATATGATCATGTCTGCAACTTACGG GCTCCTCTGTACTGGGAGATATTTGTACATAAAGGATTAAATTCAGCTAGGATATGCTTTACATGCCACAACTTTGAGTATCAGGGGACTGCAGTAGCTTCAGAGTTAGACTAA
- the LOC106774516 gene encoding probable starch synthase 4, chloroplastic/amyloplastic isoform X2 — translation MSEPSGFSLKKGSTGSEFYIEINSQTSLKCWWDVVSGLGKALQKKGHLVEIVLLKYDCMQYDHVCNLRAPLYWEIFVHKGLNSARICFTCHNFEYQGTAVASELD, via the exons ATGTCAGAACCATCTGGATTTTCTTTAAAGAAAGGGAGTACTGGGTCTGAGTtctatattgaaataaattctCAGACCTCCTTAAAAT GTTGGTGGGATGTTGTCAGTGGTCTAGGTAAAGCACTGCAAAAGAAAGGACACCTTGTTGAAATTGTGCTTCTCAAATATGATTGTATGCAATATGATCATGTCTGCAACTTACGG GCTCCTCTGTACTGGGAGATATTTGTACATAAAGGATTAAATTCAGCTAGGATATGCTTTACATGCCACAACTTTGAGTATCAGGGGACTGCAGTAGCTTCAGAGTTAGACTAA